Genomic segment of Acidobacteriota bacterium:
TTCGGCGGCGATCTGCTGGAGGCCTGCGAGACCGCCGGCGTGCTGGAGCAACCGCTGCTCGATCAGCTGGCGGACGACCTGCGCGCCATCCGGCCGATGCCCGGGGCCTTCGATCCGAACTTCGTCCGGCGGCTCAACGGCACCGAGATCAAGAGCGGCAGCCGCCGAGAGCTGGCGGAAGCCCTGCGCGAGGACATTCGCAACTTCAAGGCGGAGCACGGCCTGGAGCGCTGCGTGATGATCAACTGCGCCAGCACCGAGGCTTTCCTGGAGGTGAGCGAGGCGCACCAGAGCCTGGAGGCCTTCGAGGCGGCGCTGGATCGGGATGACCAAGAGGCCATCGGGCCGACCATGCTCTACGCCTACGCCGCGCTGATGGAGGATGTGCCCTACGCCAACGGCACTCCCAGCCTGGCGGCGGACATCCCGGCCCTGCTGGAGCTGGCGGATCAGCGGCAGGTGCCGGTGGCGGGCAAGGACTTCAAAACCGGCCAGACCCTCCTCAAGACGGTGCTGGCACCGATGTTCAAGGCCCGCTGCCTGGGCGTCCAGGGTTGGTTCAGCACCAATATTCTGGGCAATCGGGACGGCGAGGTGCTGGACGAGCCGAGCTCCTTCAAGAGCAAGGAGATGACCAAGCTCGGCGTCCTCGACACCATCCTCCAGCCGGATCTCTACCCGGATCTCTACGGCGACCTCTACCACAAGGTGCGAATCAACTATTACCCGCCGCGGGGGGACGACAAGGAGGGTTGGGACAATATCGACTTCTACGGCTGGCTCGGCTACCCGATGCAGATCAAGGTCGACCTGCTCTGCCGGGACTCGATCCTCGCCGCCCCCATCGTGCTGGACCTGGCCCTCTTCCTCGAGCTCGCTCAACGCCACGGCAAGAAGGGCATCCAGGAGTGGCTGAGTTTCTATTGGAAGAGCCCCATGACCGCCCCCACGGTCTACGCCGAGCACGACCTCTTCATCCAGCTCACCAAGCTG
This window contains:
- a CDS encoding inositol-3-phosphate synthase — its product is MTHASQDSSSPQPDQAPPRLGVLLPGMGAVASTFVAGVLAVNKGLGQPVGSMTQLGHIRLGKRTEDRSPKIRDFASLVPIDSLVFGGWDIFGGDLLEACETAGVLEQPLLDQLADDLRAIRPMPGAFDPNFVRRLNGTEIKSGSRRELAEALREDIRNFKAEHGLERCVMINCASTEAFLEVSEAHQSLEAFEAALDRDDQEAIGPTMLYAYAALMEDVPYANGTPSLAADIPALLELADQRQVPVAGKDFKTGQTLLKTVLAPMFKARCLGVQGWFSTNILGNRDGEVLDEPSSFKSKEMTKLGVLDTILQPDLYPDLYGDLYHKVRINYYPPRGDDKEGWDNIDFYGWLGYPMQIKVDLLCRDSILAAPIVLDLALFLELAQRHGKKGIQEWLSFYWKSPMTAPTVYAEHDLFIQLTKLKNNLRHMVGEDLITHLGTEYYEDDFEG